The Plasmodium gaboni strain SY75 chromosome 9, whole genome shotgun sequence DNA segment tttattgtatattaaatatatatttattttatttcacatataatatattattacatcatataaatattatgtgtattattattctacaatatttatataatacatatatcaaagaaaaaaataaagaaatatataaaaatactGAAATATTAATTGAAGGATgtaaaagaatatttaataatttagataagaattttgataatattatattgttatatgcagatcaaatatttaataaatttacaaatatatttaaatatataaataaagaaaattatccaatcaataatatttatgatttACATAATGAAGACtcttctatatatattaaaagtaATGATGCCTCGTCagatattatattattaaatgatgCATACAATGAGAGTAATGAAGACGATCATATaagaacaaataaaaaaggtattcacaataatatgatacatatgaaagataattattataacaataatatgatacatatgaaagataattattataacaataatatgatacatatgaaagataattattataacaataatatgatacatatgaaagataattattataacaataatatgATACATATGACagataattattatcaccataatatttctactaacaaaaataataatattaatacatgTTGTGATTATCcttattataataatgaagagGTAAAgcataaaaataaaaaaaaacaaaacaaaaccaaaaaaaatataaaaaataataatatgtgtCCAAGAATTATTAGcataaataatgatgatttctataaaaatttaaattatatgtcagatgatattacatataatataaaaaataataataaagatgaaaataGAAATGtaatatcatcatatatacCACTTATATCTAGTAGAAGGAAAAGTATATACAACATATTTGGAAATACAATATATTCTAATATCTATGATATAAGTATGcatatgaaatataaatataattatatacattcTTTAATGTTAAAAAAGTGTCAAGacaaaattaattatataaaattcgttttttactttttcccttatattataaatttatttattaatttaataattaatttttatattctcTTTTCagtattttattataataacacAATACCTTTAGCTTCATCATATGAATTAACtaaaatacatttttttaacttGTTCAATTATAAAGGTGTATACTATATAgtattcattttttttattaattttttgttttttctatattgtctttttttatataaaataaatactATCTATTTTTTCTTGCGACAAATATACAAGCAATGTAAGTATGAATCTATATATTACTGTGATCATATAATGAATGAAATATATGAGAATTTTATATTCCTAGAAATCATTAATAATGTTTTTGACGATGAACAACAAACACAAGACCAAGAGAAGAAGGACATGGAAGAAAGAAATTTTTCggattatataaaaaagaataaaacAGAATCTAATATGGATTCTTATGATATACAAGATAATAACATCCCACGatttcaaaaatataacatgaacaaaaaaaatgaagaaaataaaaataaacactaccatcatataataacaaatacacaatatatagataataatgatagcaaggataattcaaatataaTTTCACAATCTATTAATTCTCATACAAATACAcatattcataataaaGTGCACAAATGGGTTCAGTGTGATGATGTTAAGCCTACAAATGAGACAGATGTTTATATAGACAGTAATAAAGATAtgaacaaatatattaatatagaTCACTTAAATGAccataaaaaaaattaccaataaaaaaaaaaaaaataataatttttttgcATAACAGAGAATATAATTTTGCATGGATGGGGATGACATGTATGATATGACAGAAGAGgtgaaataaataatgaaggaaagaaaacatataattatggaaagcattataaaaacagacacatatatatatgtatacacCTTTTTGTgtatttcatattttattttatttttttatttatttaaaaaaaagattcATGTTCATATATGTTACAATAAATTGTTTAATAAgtgtaaaaatatatatatatataaatatttacaaatataaaaaaattaaaaataaaaagtaagttcaatattatgaaatgggatatatataagggcaactaaattaataattatatatatatatatatatatattaatatatatatttatatttatactttttattAGTCCATAAAAATGAGTGAAAACAAAAACCCTTTTATGTATTGCTAATATATTGCTTTctatatatacttatattatttggAAAATGAGAAGGGAAGTTGTAACATATAGtagtaatatatttttgatcGCTCTTtgaataattatcatatatacttttaatTCTTTCCAATGCTTTCTgattaaaaatatttcttacatttttataactactttttatatcttgatcgttatcattatttatatgataagAACAGAGATCTAAATTTTGGTTAAAATTTcctttatttattaaatgtCTTTCCCAGTTTATATGCATAGTAAATcttgaaaatatattgcCTATGAAAATATGAGACCTAGTACATATCCACTGTTCTATAATAGCAAATTCTCCTTCatgtaaattattattattattataaaaatagaaatagTTTTTATATTGATTAAAATGCTTATGAATAACTTTTTGTATCTGTACTTTTTCATCAGAAGctataaaaattatatcataattatgaataaacataatatataataattttaataaagCAATATGTATAGGTggaatattatatctaGCTATATTTCTGAAATCATTATATCTTAAATGTGAacttatataattatatgtttttaatatattatatatataattatctccatatgataataatttattattaaataataatatatcttctatattattttcatataacTCATTAGCAAAAGGTactaatatatttgtactttgttttattaatacagatgtaatattatatagatataaattttgtaatataaaagttATAAAATAACTACTTATCATTCTATATGAATAACATTCACTCTGTTTTGTGTTTATTGTTATGCAATAACCagaatatataacattatatttatgattacattttttacatatttgTTTGAATCTATTAGCATTCATATTGCATTCTTCAAATGGCAAAATCATAAAACtcttttctttataattatcaaacatatatttactatttatcattatatcACAAAAATTGCCGTATATTCTTTCATATTCTTCATATTCTATAATAGGAATAACCTTTTTCATAATATctgtattaaaaaaaaaactccaggttattttattttttttttttcgaTTCCAGTGTGTAACATAACACCAAGGTGGAAGCACaagataatatatgtttcttttatcatccttgttcatattatatgtgACCAAACTTAGCctataaaatatttctttctgaagcttaaaaaaaaaaaaaaatacatatatatatatatatatatatatatttatttatttatttatatatttatttatttttatatttttcatacGTTGAATCCTTCCCCTATATTTACATCgtaaagaatatattttttctttttcaaaaaataaaagcTATCACCTAAATATACATCCTCCTTTAAACACATCAATTCAGTGGGTTTTCCATATGCAACCCTGTCTATCActtttaaaagaaaaaataaaaaaaaaaaaactatGAATTTCattctttataatatgaatttatttgtatgtTAATTGTCTTTGCAAGTTGTGAAGttttatacaaaaaaaaaaaaaaaaaaaatgaaaaaaatttcaaCTGTGAAAagattaatatattttacataaacatccatatatataaatatataaataaataaataaatatatatatatatatatatatatatatatatatatatatatatacaacatttaaaacattttaaatGGGTACTTGTtcttaataatatatacatattatatatatatgaatacactacattttttattttaattttctttttatttattgttctatatataaatattaacaaaatttttaacagaaaaaaaaaaaaaaaaaaagaaaggaAAATGGGAATAAGAcataagaaaaaaaaaaaaatatatatataacaatattaataaaaaaatagttCCATTGGAATgtatacaaatatatataaatatatatatatatatatatatatatatatataattattataatattacaatGATTATCAAATGTAgttatttataaaaaaggaaaaatataataaaataaaatatcattaattgtaaataaataaataaataaatatattctcTTATTTAATTAAACAAATTCACATATAATCTTCTTCGTTGAAATCATCATCGTCGTCA contains these protein-coding regions:
- a CDS encoding putative GDP-fucose protein O-fucosyltransferase 2; protein product: MKFIVFFFLFFLLKVIDRVAYGKPTELMCLKEDVYLGDSFYFLKKKKYILYDVNIGEGFNLQKEIFYRLSLVTYNMNKDDKRNIYYLVLPPWCYVTHWNRKKKNKITWSFFFNTDIMKKVIPIIEYEEYERIYGNFCDIMINSKYMFDNYKEKSFMILPFEECNMNANRFKQICKKCNHKYNVIYSGYCITINTKQSECYSYRMISSYFITFILQNLYLYNITSVLIKQSTNILVPFANELYENNIEDILLFNNKLLSYGDNYIYNILKTYNYISSHLRYNDFRNIARYNIPPIHIALLKLLYIMFIHNYDIIFIASDEKVQIQKVIHKHFNQYKNYFYFYNNNNNLHEGEFAIIEQWICTRSHIFIGNIFSRFTMHINWERHLINKGNFNQNLDLCSYHINNDNDQDIKSSYKNVRNIFNQKALERIKSIYDNYSKSDQKYITTICYNFPSHFPNNISIYRKQYISNT
- a CDS encoding putative membrane protein (conserved Plasmodium membrane protein, unknown function) — encoded protein: MHIKKMKKKYDPYTHKEDINNNMTNTYINKEEDRYSNMNKENLLNELYNMKRSYFDYNHFSNYIHFYEIYSNIKCIAQYERKRKKGELFFMYYVSRRRYIFFLIYLLFLLINIFLLFRLQSLIRCPFLNNNIYLYEINFHVFFTFFILIYCILNIYLFYFTYNILLHHINIMCIIILQYLYNTYIKEKNKEIYKNTEILIEGCKRIFNNLDKNFDNIILLYADQIFNKFTNIFKYINKENYPINNIYDLHNEDSSIYIKSNDASSDIILLNDAYNESNEDDHIRTNKKGIHNNMIHMKDNYYNNNMIHMKDNYYNNNMIHMKDNYYNNNMIHMKDNYYNNNMIHMTDNYYHHNISTNKNNNINTCCDYPYYNNEEVKHKNKKKQNKTKKNIKNNNMCPRIISINNDDFYKNLNYMSDDITYNIKNNNKDENRNVISSYIPLISSRRKSIYNIFGNTIYSNIYDISMHMKYKYNYIHSLMLKKCQDKINYIKFVFYFFPYIINLFINLIINFYILFSVFYYNNTIPLASSYELTKIHFFNLFNYKGVYYIVFIFFINFLFFLYCLFLYKINTIYFFLRQIYKQCKYESIYYCDHIMNEIYENFIFLEIINNVFDDEQQTQDQEKKDMEERNFSDYIKKNKTESNMDSYDIQDNNIPRFQKYNMNKKNEENKNKHYHHIITNTQYIDNNDSKDNSNIISQSINSHTNTHIHNKVHKWVQCDDVKPTNETDVYIDSNKDMNKYINIDHLNDHKKNYQ